In the Larimichthys crocea isolate SSNF chromosome XXI, L_crocea_2.0, whole genome shotgun sequence genome, one interval contains:
- the slc10a3 gene encoding P3 protein translates to MIFTFCCLFLVTGGDRAWAAGNLTVDSSDDTNLTADSSSRFIRIGDGSSQEFEFPENTNGVIVISSRYRSQASRKGRQSWKETVRVRSLDPEVLSILNVTDSGHAGPAKSYIISIRSGFPGRAQLQIQLLDLDQDSGPVLIEERTDYSIRVAPGNDDPATRLIQSGGLSHFSENPVLFALLPLIFVNKCAFGCKVEVEVLRGLLRSPVPLVLGVLGQFLVMPLYAYCVSRLATLPKALSLGLVITCSAPGGGGGYLYSLLLGGDVTLAISMTLVSTVVAAAAMPLSSALYGHLLGVHAALHVPFVKILGTLLFIAIPISLGMLVKLRLPALTRVLLALIRPFSFVLIVGGIFMAYQMGASILANVKPQIVAVGVTVPLLGLIVGAIMGKVAGLAPPQRKTVSIEVGVQNSLLALAVMQLSFRRAEADFASQAPFIVALSSTSEMLLIVLGYFAHRKLCGSAVPRSDA, encoded by the coding sequence ATGATATTTACATTCTGCTGTCTCTTCCTCGTTACCGGAGGGGACCGGGCGTGGGCCGCCGGGAACCTCACCGTCGACAGCAGCGACGACACCAACCTGACGgccgacagcagcagcaggttcatCCGAATCGGGGACGGGTCGTCGCAGGAGTTCGAGTTCCCCGAAAACACCAACGGCGTGATTGTAATCTCCAGCCGGTACCGGAGCCAGGCCAGCAGGAAGGGCCGCCAGAGCTGGAAGGAGACCGTGAGAGTCCGCTCCCTGGACCCGGAGGTCCTCTCCATCCTCAACGTGACGGACAGCGGCCACGCAGGACCAGCAAAGAGCTACATAATCAGCATCCGCTCTGGTTTCCCAGGCAGAGCCCAGCTCCAGATCCAGCTGTTGGATTTGGATCAGGACTCAGGTCCGGTTCTGATAGAAGAGAGGACGGATTACTCCATCAGAGTGGCGCCCGGTAATGACGACCCGGCCACCAGGCTCATCCAGTCTGGTGGCCTGTCCCATTTCTCTGAGAACCCGGTGCTGTTCGCCTTGCTGCCCCTCATCTTCGTCAACAAGTGTGCCTTTGGGTgcaaggtggaggtggaggtgctgcGTGGTCTGCTGAGGAGCCCGGTGCCGCTGGTCTTAGGGGTTCTGGGTCAGTTCCTGGTGATGCCCTTGTACGCCTACTGTGTATCCCGGCTTGCCACGCTGCCCAAAGCGCTCTCCCTGGGTCTGGTCATCACCTGCTCGGCGCCCGGCGGCGGTGGCGGCTACCTGTACAGCCTGCTCCTCGGAGGGGACGTCACCCTGGCCATCTCCATGACCCTGGTGTCCacggtggtggcggcggcggccaTGCCTCTGTCGTCGGCTCTGTACGGTCACCTTCTGGGCGTCCACGCCGCCTTGCACGTCCCCTTTGTGAAGATCCTCGGCACCCTCCTGTTCATCGCCATCCCCATCTCGCTTGGCATGCTGGTCAAGCTGCGCCTGCCCGCCTTGACGCGAGTCCTGCTGGCCCTCATCAGACCGTTCAGCTTCGTGCTCATCGTAGGCGGCATCTTCATGGCCTACCAAATGGGCGCGTCCATTCTGGCCAACGTCAAGCCTCAGATCGTGGCGGTTGGGGTGACGGTGCCTTTGTTGGGGCTGATAGTTGGAGCCATTATGGGTAAGGTGGCCGGCTTGGCGCCACCGCAGAGGAAGACAGTCAGCATCGAGGTCGGCGTCCAGAACAGCCTGCTGGCGCTCGCCGTCATGCAGCTGTCTTTCCGGCGGGCTGAGGCCGACTTCGCGTCCCAGGCGCCGTTCATCGTGGCCCTCAGCAGCACCTCGGAGATGCTGCTCATCGTCCTGGGGTACTTCGCCCATCGGAAGTTGTGCGGCTCCGCCGTCCCCAGGAGCGACGCCTGA